A genomic segment from Necator americanus strain Aroian chromosome III, whole genome shotgun sequence encodes:
- a CDS encoding hypothetical protein (NECATOR_CHRIII.G9447.T1) has product MKVLESSNKDNQTQKTKTFQHYLPEGDRCYSCVHCRANLASHNDLISKSFQGSQGKAYLFNSVVNIGTGPAEERVLLTGLHAVADIYCQCCKTTLGWKYEHAFESSQKYKEGKFIIELAHMVKDNQWEDGKKRKSI; this is encoded by the exons ATGAAAGTGCTGGAATCATCGAATAAAGATAATCAAACGCAAAAGACGAAAACATTTCAG CACTATTTACCTGAAGGCGATCGATGCTATAGTTGTGTGCATTGCCGTGCGAATTTAGCCAGTCACAATGATCTTATTTCTAAG TCATTTCAAGGCAGTCAAGGGAAAGCTTATCTGTTCAATTCAGT TGTAAATATCGGTACCGGTCCTGCTGAAGAGCGAGTTCTTCTAACAGGACTACATGCTGTAGCCGATATCTATTGTCAGTGTTGTAAGACGACACTTGGCTGGAAATAT GAACACGCTTTTGAGTCAAGTCAAAAGTACAAAGAGGGAAAGTTTATCATTGAACTTGCGCATATGGTGAAAGACAATCAATGGGAGGACGGCAAAAAACGGAAATCGATTTGA
- a CDS encoding hypothetical protein (NECATOR_CHRIII.G9448.T1) — translation MLYRGGWAEKQNTENDVMRCTGDRRSVAEWKRASEREATSLSHPAAAAAAAACCAFTPPPPPPPPSPHHTTSITTHAHTPSKPARVHPYSRRRSCADVNFSPPPSSPPPTCDHN, via the exons ATGTTGTATCGGGGTGGTTGGGCAGAGAAGCAGAACACAGAAAATGATGTGATGAGATGTACGGGCGACAGGCGGAGTGTGGCAGAGTGGAAGAGAGCGAGCGAGCGCGAGGCCACCAGTCTCAGTCatccagcagcagcagcagcagcagcagca TGCTGTGCGTTCacgccgccaccgccaccaccaccaccatcaccacaccacaccaccAGCATCACAACACACGCGCACACGCCCAGCAAACCCGCCCGCGTCCATCCATACTCACGTAGAAGATCATGCGCCGACGTCAACTTCTCGCCGCCGCCATCATCACCACCGCCAACATGTGACCACAACTAA